From the genome of Calditrichota bacterium:
TGCTCATCGACGCCCACGCCCACATCGTGCAACCTGGAGGTAGAGGCGCATCGCGGGTGGCAATGAATCGGGCCGATGCGCAGGCTGTGGTAGAACGCAACCGCCGCCTGGGCGTGACCAAGACCTGCGTGAGTGCCTGGAGCGCGGTCTGGGGCGATTACGTGCTGGGTAATCACGACACGCTGCAGGCCATGCGCGCATTCCCTGAGGAGATTGTCGGCTACGCAGTGCTTGACCCAAACTACGTCACCGACTGGGAGCGGGAATGCCGCTTTTACCATCTGGAGTGCGGCTTCTTGGGGATGAAGCCCTACTACCCACGCCAGAAGGTCCCCTACAACGATCCGTCCTTTGCGCCCTGGTACCGCTTTGGCGACGAACACAGGCTCTTTTGCCTCCTCCACTACTCGGACAAGTTCAAGGAGGAGGTGAGCGACATCGCCCCGCGTTACCCCAACATCGCCTTCATCCTGGCCCACT
Proteins encoded in this window:
- a CDS encoding amidohydrolase family protein encodes the protein LIDAHAHIVQPGGRGASRVAMNRADAQAVVERNRRLGVTKTCVSAWSAVWGDYVLGNHDTLQAMRAFPEEIVGYAVLDPNYVTDWERECRFYHLECGFLGMKPYYPRQKVPYNDPSFAPWYRFGDEHRLFCLLHYSDKFKEEVSDIAPRYPNIAFILAHSGTSWKVAREHVALAKHFPNVFLEITFTSVTNGVIEFMVEELGSERVLYGSDAPMRDPYPQFGWVAYADLPEEDKRNILGRNMQRILDRVAL